In Gracilibacillus salitolerans, the sequence TTCCAATTTCATCAATTCGTTCCTCAAAAGATAATTCTTGGATCGTTGTATGTGTCCTGTTTCCTGTTATAACTTTTTCAATTTTTAATTGTGTATCAGCAATGGAAGCTACCTGAGGTAAATGTGTAATACAAAGGACTTGTGATCCGATTGAAATATTATAAATTTTATCAGCCATTGACTGCGCTACTCGTCCACTAACTCCTGTATCTACTTCATCAAATATAACACTTGTAACTCCTTGATGCTTTGAAAAAATATTTTTTAGTGCTAGCATGATCCTTGACATTTCACCACCTGAAGCAATCCGATCTAGTTCTTTTACGGGTTCCCCGGGATTTGTTGAAATTAAAAATTTCACTTGATCCATCCCATCTTCATGTGGTGTTACTTTTTTCCCTTCAAAAGGTATGCCTTTTTCTTTATTAGGAATGAATACATCGACTTGAAAATCTGTTTTATCTAAATAAAGATCCTTTAGTTCCGTCAAAACTGCTTTTTCTAGTTGTTTAGCAGCTTTTTTTCTATTGTTGTGTAATTCTTTTGCTTCTAACAATAAATCATTTGCTGCTTCCTGTACCATTTCTGCCAAATTTGCAAGATGTTGATCTCGATTTTTTATTTCGTCCAACTCTTCTTCAATTTTAGCACTATATGTCATGATTTCTTCAACATTCTGACCATATTTTCTTTTCAATTGATCAATTTCATGCAACCTTGACTCAATTAATTCTAACCGTCCTGGTTGATAATCCATTTGATCAAGGTGTTGTCTAATTTGATAAGATATTTCTTCAATTAAGTAATAATGGTCAACATATTGTTGATGCAATGTTTGAATTTCTTTATTATGTTCTCCCGCCTCTTCAAGGTTATTAGCAGCATGCGATAACCAATCTAAACCTTTTTGTTCACCATGCAACGCGTTATAGGCATCGTTTAAGTTTTTATGGATCGTTTCAAAATGATGCAATTCATTACGTTCATCAGTTAGAGCTTCATCTTCATTCGGTTGTAAGTTAGCATTTTGAATTTCATTTAATTGAAATTCCAACAAATCCATGCGTTGAGCCAATTCCTGTTCATTTTTATTGTTGGCTTCATATTTATATTTAAGTTCTTTCCACTGCTGATATAACTTTTGATAGTGCTTCTTAAAATGGGCATGCTTGGACTGATAAAAATAATCCAACAACTCCATATGTTTATCCTGATTCAATAATGCTTGTGTTTCGTGTTGGCTATGTATATCTAAGACAGATTGTCCAATTTCCTTCAATATAGCTAAAGTAATCAACTTCCCGTTAATACGGCAAATACTTTTTCCTGAATGGGAAATTGTTCGGTGGAGAACAAGCATATGATCCTCCATTATTTCAATTCCTAATTCCCTTGCCTTTTGATAAACAGGGTGCTCAGTATCATCAATGATAAACAAACCTTCTAATTCTGCCTTTTTTTCGCCGTGTCGAACATATTCAACCGATCCTCTTCCACCAATCAATAGACCCACCGCATCGATGATGATTGATTTACCTGCACCTGTTTCACCAGTTAATACCGTTAGGCCATTTTGAAATGGAATATGAAGTTCATCAATAATAGCAAAATTTTTAATGGATAATTCGGTTAACATATGCTCACCACCTTTATAACATATCTAAAAACTTGTTTTTAAGTTCATCTGCTTCTTCTGCTGTCTTACAAATGATAAGAATAGTATCATCACCACAAATACACCCTACAATTTCTTCCCAACCTAAATTATCAATTAATGCTCCCATTGCCTGAGCGTTCCCTGGTAATGTTTTCATGACAATGAAATGTGTAGCTGTATCTAAACTAATAAACGCATCCATAATAAATCGTTTGAGTTTGTTTAATGGATTAAACTTTTGATCAGCAGGCAAACTATACTTATATTTATCATCTGTAGTAGGAACCTTCACTAAATGTAATTCCTTAATATCACGTGAAATAGTTGCTTGAGTAATGCCATACCCTTGACTTCTAAGTTCCTCAACTAAATCATCTTGTGTTTCAATTTCATTTTCTGTAATGATCTCACGAATTTTAATGTGTCGTTGAGCTTTATTCATGGCTCTTCCTCCTGGTTAATTGTTCATATGAAAATGGACTACTTAACGGTAGTCCAATCGATTCTAGCGATCTAATGCCTGGTGGGATTCTGTTACTACTTTTTCCGATAAAGTCGAAAAGTCGATTTCCTCACTTAACTCGCTATCTGATTTCCCCAATAACCCTAGATATTCAATATTGCCATCACCGCCAGTAATTGGAGAAAATGTCACATCTAATATCTGAAAACCTGTTTCTTCCGCAAAAGACAATATATTTCTTAATACTTGTAAGTGCACGGAAGGATCTCTTACAATCCCTTTCTTACCTACTTGTTCTCTTCCCGCTTCAAATTGAGGTTTGATTAAGATAACGGCTTGACTGTCTAATGATAACAAATGGAAAAGGGGTGGTAGAATTAATCGTAGAGATATGAAAGAAACATCCACTGTAGCAAAATTGGGTGTCTCTTCTGTTAGCATGTCTGGTGTAACGTATCGAAAGTTAGTTCTTTCCATGACAACTACTCTTGGATCATTTCGTAATTTCCAATCTAATTGATTGTAGCCAACATCGATCGCATAACTTAAATGGACACCGTTTTGTAATGCGCAATCGGTAAATCCGCCAGTAGAAGAACCTACATCAACCATGACTTTACCATTTAAATCTAACGAAAAATATTCAATCGCTTTTTCTAATTTTAATCCACCACGTCCTACGTATGGTATCGCCTTTCCTTTTATATCAATCGGTATATCTATGTTCACCTTTGTACCAGGCTTGTCCATGCGTTGTTCTTCAGAGAAGACAAGACCAGCCATGATTGTTCTTTTTGCCTTCTCCCTAGATTCACTCAAGCCACGATCAACTATTAATTGATCTAATCTAATTTTTTTACTCATTCTTCATCATGCCCTTTTTTGCTCATCATTACTTACGGCTAATAATTTTTTTAGTTCTACAACAATTTGCTCTTTTGTCAAATTTATTTCTTCAAGCAATTCTTTCACATTACCGTGCTCAATATACTGATCAGGAATACCCATTCTTTTCATTTGAGGGTGATATCTATTTTCTTCTGCAAACTCTAGAACAGCAGAACCAAATCCACCTTTAAGTACTGCTTCTTCCACAGTTAAGATCGGGATATTTTTACGCATTCTGTCATGCAACATTTGTTCATCTAACGGCTTAATAAACCTTGCGTTAATTACTTCTACATGTATACCTTGTTTTTTCATATATTCACTCGCTGCAAGAGACATGGCAATCGTAGTTCCAAACGTTAAAATAACTGCATCAGTCCCTTGTTTTAACACTTCCCATTTACCAATAGGCAATGTTTTTAACTCTTGATCCATTTCTACACCTAACCCGTTTCCTCTTGGGAAGCGAACAGCAATAGGACCTTCATTATAAGAAATAGCTGTGTTCACCATATGTTGGCACTCATTTTCGTCTTTCGGCATCATAATCACCATATTAGGTAAATGGCGTAAGAAGGCAATATCAAAAACTCCTTGATGCGTTTCACCATCAGCCCCTACTAGTCCTGCACGGTCGATACCAAATGCAACATTCAAGTTTTGGCGACAGACATCATGAACTAATTGATCATACGCTCTTTGTAAGAAGGTAGAATATATCGCAAGAAAAGGCTTCATACCCTGCGTTGCCAGGCCAGCTGATAACGTAGTAGCATGTTGTTCTGCGATTCCTACGTCAAATAAACGATCAGGATATTTTTCCTGAAATTTATCTAACTTTGAGCCAAGTATCATTGCGGGTGTGATCACTGCAAGTCGTTCTTCTTGTCCAGCAATATTTTCTAATGTATCACTTACAACTTGGCTCCAAGCGGGCGCTGCATTAGCAGGCTTAATTTTTTCACCTGAGTCAATTTTATAAGGACCTACACCATGCCATTTATCTTTTTTATCTGATTCAGCAGGGTAATATCCTTTTCCTTTTTGCGTGATAACATGAACAAGTACAGGACCTTGTGTTTTCTTAGCGTATTCAATATTTTCTTCTAAATCTTTAAAATCATGACCGTCAACCGGTCCGAAATAAGTAAAGCCGAATTCTTCAAACAACATACCTGGAACCATAAAATATTTCATACTATCCTTTACTCGTTCTGCTGTTTGAGCGATCATACCACCGACCGCAGGAATTCTTTTTAACAGGATTTCTAATTCATCCTTGACACGATTATACTTTCCGGCACTTCTCATCCTTCCCAATGCATTGTGTAATGCCCCGACATTGCCTGCAATTGACATTTCATTATCATTGAGAATAACCGTGATATTTTTCTTCTCATGACCAATATGATTTAATGCTTCCAACGCCATACCACCTGTTAAAGCACCATCACCTATGATTGGTACAACATAATTACTATCTTTTTTCATATCACGAGCGATCGCCATACCCATAGCTGCTGATAGTGACGTTGAACTATGGCCTGTTTCCCAAACATCATGTTCGCTTTCCGTCATTTTAGGAAAACCACACAGTCCTTTATACTGTCTAAGCGTATCAAATTGGTCTGTACGCCCTGTCAGCATTTTATGAATATAGGATTGGTGTCCGACATCAAAGATTAATTTATCTTCCGGACTATTAAATTGCTTGTGTAACGCGAGTGTCAGTTCTACTACTCCTAGATTAGCGCCTAAATGGCCACCGGTTACGGATAATTTTTTAATCAAAAATTGACGAATTTCACCGGCTAAGACTTCTAGTTCTTCCGCGTTTAATTGTTTTAGAAATGTTGGATTTTTTATCTTGGTTAGATCCATGAAGGAATCCTCCCTACTATTATTCAAGATTCGCCTTATTTATTAGACAATACTTTTATTTTAAATTTTTCTTCTAAAAATGCAATTATTTTACCAACAATAAAAATGATATTGGTTGATGAATGAATGGCTAAAAACTTACCCAATGCCTTTCCACCGACAGTTAAAGCGGCGACAAGGCTTGTAAGAATTACGTTTAAGGATAAATGAAAGGAGGTCCCTTCACCATATCCAAATCCATTCGAAAGTTGCAGTACTACGATAGCAGATGCTGTTCCACTTATTATACCAGAAATATCTCCAATTACATCATTACAAAAGCTGGCAAACCGATCTGCATTTCTGACAATCTGTATCGCTTGTTTGGAACCGCTTACCCTCTCTGCTGCCATTGCATGAAATGGAACTTCATCTGCAGCAGTTGCTGCTATCCCTAGCATATCAAAAAACACGCCTATAAATACAATAATAAATACGATCACTAATCCAATGATCGACATTACTCCACTTAAGATGGATGAAGATACTATTGAAAAAATAGCCGCTAACACAAACGTGATAACGGCAATGCTTAAACTAAATTTCATCGACTTTTGCAGTTGTTGTTTATTCATATAAAAACCTCGTTAATTGGTTACATTATGTATACAGGAATGGAATGGTCATTTTCAAGGTAAAAACTGCGGCTTAGGTCCAGTAGGTTTTCCCAGACAGATACCGAGTGTTGCCACTCTGGCGGTTCCCCTTTAAACCTGTCTTAGCGCAGTCACCCAACGCTAGACTGGATTACCACTCAGTCCGCACTATAATCCCTTTTAAATGTCCTTACTTGGAACAGTCTAGGAGATTTCCTCAACAACCCTTAACCGTTTCCTAGCCTCTTTTGCAGTACGAATTTCATACAGAAAAACATGTCCTTAACTAGTGGCCATCCAGTTAGGAACACTTTGTTACCTGTAATCCCCTTCGCACCACTCAAGGCAGGCTACGCTACAAATAAGGATTCCCTGACCCTTATTACATAGGTTCATACCCCATTCCATACTTCATTCTTGGCTAAGAATAAAATACAGAGATGGGCCTCCGCGGAAGAAGGGTCGTCGCCCACATGCCTTTGTGGATCGCCCTTCAACCTTAACTCCCAGCATCGACCCAAGGCTGGGCGCCTCAAGCCGACACAAGGAACTTCATCGATGTGCCCTTTGGCGGATTTTTAGGCCCGCCTTCAGAAACGGAGGATTGACTAGAATACTGCACCATCCCATTTACATACTTTAAATATAACATGTTTCTTGTATTTTCACAATATTATTACTGGTTTCGCTCGCTTAAATAATGACTTATCAAGGCCAAATCTGTATTTGCTAAACCTACCTCTTTCAAACATCGAACAGCCTCATTAACATATTTAGTTTTATATTGCTTAGCTCCCTCTAATCCTAGAATGCTTGGATAAGTGCTTTTCTCATTATCAATATCACTGCCAACACGCTTACCAATAAGTGTTTGATCACCCTCTATGTCTAAAATATCATCTTGAATTTGAAATATGATGCCAAGATAATCCCCATAATTCTTTAAAATTTCCATTCTTTCTGATGATACACCCGCTAAGAGTCCACCAATTTCTACTGCAAATGAAATAAGTCTTCCTGTTTTCAAATGATGAATTCTTTCCAGCTTTGAAATGGAAATAGTCTGATTTTCTGCTTCCATATCCAAATATTGCCCGGCTACCATTCCTTCTAATCCACTTGCTTTCGATAACTTGGCAACAATGTTAACTTTCTCCTGATCTGTATATAAATCAGTAGTAGTAATAACGTGAAAACTATTCGTGAGTAGACCGTCTCCAGCTAAGATAGCGGTTGCTTCGTCATACTTTTTATGATTAGTTAATTGTCCCCTACGGTACATATCATCATCCATAGAAGGAAGATCATCATGTATCAGGGAGTATGTATGAATCATTTCTAAAGCAACTGCAGCAGGATATACCTTCTGTGGATCTCCACCTAATCCTTGACACGTTAATTTCATCAAAAGCGGACGTAATCTTTTTCCTCCTGCTTGAATGGAATATAGAACAGATTCTCTTAGTCGATTCGGCATATCTAATTCTGAAATGTAAGACGTTAAAGCGGTATTTAATTGTTGTTGTTCTTTATCTAACAAATTTTGTAATGATTGATCCACTTAATTTTCCTCCTGAATTTCAAAGCTCGAACGCTCATTATCCTCACGTAAAATTTCTTTCATTTGTTTCTCGGCATTTACTAATTTATCATGACATATTTTTGATAATTTGGATCCTTCTGCATAATACTCCATCGCCTTTTCTAAAGGAACTTCCCCTTCTTCCATTTTATTGACAATCGTTTCCAATTGTTCTAACGCTTCTTCAAATGATAATTCTTTCTTTTCCTCACTCATTTATTATCTCCCCTTCTAATTTCTTGTGCTCTACATTCTACAAGACCATCTGAAAGTTGGATTGTTAATTGATCATCCATTTCCACCTGATTAACACTTCGAATAATTTCATTTTCCTCAGAATATGTAATCGAATATCCTCTGCTCATAATGCGAGTTGGATTTAATAAGTTAAGCTGTGTTAAGTTCTTACTAAATAGATTTCCCTTCTGATCCACCTGTTGTTTGCTTGCACGATATAACCGCTTTAACAGATCTTGTACATGATCGTTTTGTTTTTCCAGCTGTTTATCGAGATTTAGACGTTGATAACGTTGATCCAAATATTTAAAATAGTCTCTTTTTACTTGAACTGTACGGTGTAATTGTTTCGTCAACTGATCCACTGCTCGGTCAAGTCTTTGTTCTTTTTCTTCTACTAAACGTTCAGGATATTTGAATACATATGAACTCTCCATTGAATCTAACTTTTCACGAGAGCGCTCTATCTTATTCCGAATATTGTTCTCAATAAATTGATTCATTTTCTTAAGTTTATCTAGTAATTCTAGTTGCGATGGCACAGCTAATTCAGCGGCTGCTGTTGGAGTCGGCGCACGTAAATCAGCCACCATATCACTAATCGTTACATCTGTTTCGTGTCCAACAGCTGATATGACGGGAAGTTCTGATTGAAAGATTGCTCTGACAACTTCTTCGTCATTAAAACTCCATAATTCTTCTAACGATCCGCCACCACGACCCACGATAATAAGGTCCAAGCTATCGATTTGATTTGCTTTTTTAATACCGTTTACGATAGAGGCTGGTGCCTGTTTCCCTTGTACTAAAACAGGAATAATTAAGACATTTGCAATAGGATAACGTCTTTCCATCGTTGTTAATATATCACGGATAGCAGCCCCAGTTGGTGAAGTCAATACCGCAATATGCTCAGGGTATTTCGGGAATGTCTTTTTATGTATTGGATCGAAAATTCCTTCCTTAGAGAGCTTTTTCTTTAATTGTTCGAAAGCTAAATGAAGTGCTCCGATTCCGTCTGGCTGTAATTCCTGTATATATAACTGATACTGTCCCTGTGATTCAAAGACACTGACATAACCACTTATTAATACTTTCATGCCATCCTCTGGTCGAAAAGATAGATCTTGATTCTGTCTATGGAACATTACTGCACGAATACTGGCATGATCGTCTTTAATTGTCATATACATATGACCTCTGGTATGGTGCTTAAAATTCGATATTTCACCTCGTAACCAAATGTGATTAAGATGCCTGTCTACGTCAAATTTCTTCTTTATGTATTTTGTTAGTGCAGACACCGATAAATATTTATCTTCCACAACATCATCCCTTTGAATGAATTCTCTTGCAAGAAAAGGTCATTCCAATGATAAGAATGACCTTTTCTTTCCATATTAAAATAACTGAAGCTGTGACACAAGTTAATTCTTATAATAATTCGTTCGCTTTTTTAGCGGATTTAATGGTGTTATGCATTAGCATAGTAATCGTCATTGGTCCAACACCTTTTGGAACTGGAGTGATATAGCTAGCTTTTTCCTTAGCAGAATCAAAGTCAACATCTCCCGTAAGCGAGCCATCCTCAGTTCTATTTACACCCACATCAATAACAATGGCACCATCTTTTATATGATCACCATTGATAAAATGTGCTTTCCCGACAGCAACAATTAAGATGTCAGCAGATGCTATGTATTGTTCCATATTTTTCGTACGTGAATGGCAATAGGTTACTGTTGCATTTTCACTTAAAAGCAATTGTCCTACAGGCTTCCCTACAATATTACTTCTCCCAATTACTACAGCATGCTTTCCTTCTAATGAAATATTTTTTGATTTCATCATTTGAATAATACCATATGGTGTACATGGATAGAAGGTATCTTTTCCAGTCATCATACGACCAATACTTATCGGGTGAAAGCCATCGACATCTTTCTCTGGTGAAATAGCTTCTATGATTACTTCTTCATCGATATGTGCCGGTAAGGGTAACTGAACTAAGATTCCATGGACCGAATCTTTTTTATTTAGTGTATCAATTAAGGATAATAACTCCTCTTGTGTAGTTGAATCTGGTAATTCAATTAATTCTGAGTCAACTCCTACATAATTAGACGCTTTTTGCTTTCCTTTTACGTATGATTTCGAGGCAGGATCATCACCGATCAAGACTACAGTCAACCCTGGAATAATTCCTTTACTATGAAGACCGATTACTTCTTCCTTCATTTCATCTCTTAATGATTGTGCTAACTCACTGCCGTAAATAACTTCTGCAGACACAAAATCTCCCCCTTATTTTATCATTTTTGATAATACACCATTGATAAACTTACCTGATTTTTCATCACCGAAAACATGAGCAATCTCAATTGCTTCATTGATTACTACACTTTCGGGGGCATCTTTCATATAAAATAATTCGTAAACGGCCATACGAAGTAGCGTTCTCTCTACTATGGCTACTCTTTCTAGTGACCATTTTTCTAAATGTCCTTTGATTTTTTCGTCAATTTCTTGTTTATTTGCAGCAACACCATTCACAAGGTCCAAAATAAACGAATCATGTTCATTCTCATCTAATGTATGTTCAATGGTAGTTGCTAAATCATATTCCTCTGTGTCCAACGAAAATAAAATTTGTAATGATTTCTCACGTGCAGTTCTTCGTTTCATGTACTTCTACTTCTCCTTATCACGGTCATATTCTTCACTTTCAAATGATACCATGTTATCTTTTGGAATGCCATTAAATATTATCATCCCTCGACAAAAAAAATTGATACCATCAAGATAAGGTGATTACTTATTTGGAACATTGTGAAAAGGAATAAAAGTCCTTACAGATTAATCTGTAGGACTTTTATTCCTTTAATATTGCTCTTCTTTTTCATCATTTACATGTTCCATTTGAACGCCAACAACATGCACATTAATTTCTTTAATTTGAATGGCAGTCATATTTTCTATTGCTTGCCTTACATTCAATTGGATTTTTTCAGCGACAGTAGGAACAGAATGGCCATAATCGACAACGATGTAAACATCAATAGACACAGTGTCTTCTTTGAGCTCTACTTTAATTCCTTTACCATGTGCTTTCTTCCCTAATCGTTCTGCTACTCCTGTTGCAAAGTTACCTCTCATGCTAGATACACCTGATACTTCAGTAGTTGCAATACCTGCAATCACCTCTAATACATCTGGTGCAATTTCTACTTTTCCTAAAGGAGTAGATTCACTCACGTTAAGTAATTGGTTTTCAGGCATGATAAACACCCCTTTTGACTAAAATTAGTCTTACTCATCTTCCATTATACTATATTTCTCTAAAAAACTTGTATTAAAATCACCATCGACAAACACAGGGTGTACCATCATTTTTCGATGGAATGGGATTGTAGTATAAACACCTTCTACGGCAAATTCATCCAGTGCTCGTTTCATTCGATCAACCGCTTCTTTTCTTGTTTTACCATAGGTAATTAATTTTGCAATCATCGAATCGTAATATGGCGGAATTTGATAGCCAGGATATGCTGCTGAATCGACCCTTACGCCTAAACCACCAGGTGGTAAATACATTTCTATCTTACCTGCTGACGGCATAAAATCTTTTTCAGGGTTTTCTGCATTGATGCGGCACTCCATCGCCCAACCATTAAATGTAATATCTTCCTGTTTATAGTTTAATTTGTCATTATTGGCGATGTTGATTTGTTCCTTGATTAAATCTACACCTGTAACCATTTCAGTAACGGGATGCTCTACTTGGATACGAGTATTCATTTCCATAAAATAAAACTTATTTTCTTTTTGATCGAAAATAAACTCAATTGTTCCTGCACCAGAGTATTGCACAGCTTTTGCAGCCTTAACTGCAGCTTCACCCATCGTCTTACGCATATCTTCATCAATTGCAGGAGATGGTGTTTCTTCAATTAATTTTTGTAACCTTCTTTGTACAGTACAATCGCGTTCTCCAAGGTGTATTACATTGCCATGATTATCTGCTAGAACCTGGATTTCTACATGACGGAAATCTTCGATGAATTTTTCTAAATACACGCCTGGGTTACCAAATGCTTTTTCTGCTTCATTTTGGGTTACACGGATACCTTTTGTTAATTCTTCCTCTGTACGGGCAACACGAATACCTTTACCCCCGCCACCAGCAGTTGCTTTAATAATAACAGGAAAACCTATTTCTTTGGCCACCTTAAGTCCTTCTTCTTCATCCTCAATGATACCATTTGAACCCGGTACTACTGGCACACCAGCTTCTCTCATAGTTTCTCTTGCTACATCTTTTGTACCCATTTTTTGAATAGCATAGGCACTAGGACCAACGAATGTTATATTACACGCATCACAGATCTCAGCAAAATCTGCATTCTCTGATAAGAATCCGTAACCAGGATGAATTGCATCGGTATCAGTTAATGTTGCAACACTCATAATATTAGTAAAGTTTAAATAACTGTCCGTGCTTAATTTCGGTCCAATACAATAAGCTTCATCCGCTAACTGTACATGCAATGCATCACTATCAGCTTCTGAGTATACTGCTACCGTGTCTATTCCCATTTCTTTTGCAGATCGGATAATTCTGACTGCTATTTCTCCACGGTTAGCAATTAACAGTTTCTTAATCACAATGTCATCCCCTTATGCCTTCTTAATTCGGAATAATGGTTGTCCATATTCCACTAATTCACCATTTTCTGCTAATATTTCTGTTATCGTTCCTGTTACATCTGCTTCAATTTCATTAAATAATTTCATCGCTTCTACGATACATACAATGGTATCATCACTTACTTGATCACCAACTTGAACATATACTGGTTTATCTGGTGATGGTGAACTATAGAAAGTTCCTACCATAGGTGAGACAATTTCGTGATCATAATCCGCTTTTGCTTGTGGTTCTTCATTTGATTCAGTTTCTTCAGTTGGAATTTCTGATTTTGCTGTTGCTTCCACTTTTGCTTGTGGTACTGTTTCTTCCGAATGTACTACAGGTTGTGGAGCTACATGTGTTGTAGTAACACCTGTATTTTTCTTCAGTTTAATTTTACCACCATTAGCCTCGTAAGTGAATTCTTCAATAGTCGATTGATCTAATTTGTCAATTAATTGATTGATTTCTTGTATTGTTAACATTTTTGCACCCCTTCAACATTTGTTCCAATTAATAACAGGTACTAATAACTCCTTATAACATTTTACGCAATAGATATAAAAACTGCAACCTTTGAAGTAAAAATAAAAAAAGTCCTCGAGAAGTCTCAAGGACAAGTCAAAATATATTGAAACGAAAAATGTTAGAATTAACTTGGCTTATAGCTAACATCAATTTTTATTTCCCCAAATTCATCTTTTGCATGTTGAATTATCTCATTTGCTTCTGTCGTTGAAAGGCTGTCAGCTTGAACTGTGATCACGACATTATTGTCTGATACATTGCGAACAAGCACTTCTTCATAACCATTTAAAGATTTCAATGTGCCCTCCAGAATACTTTCTTTTTTATCTAACGATTCTATTTCTTTCATTGCTTCATAAGCTTCATTCTTCTCGTCTGAACTTGTTTCACTTGAAGCAACAATATCTTCCAGTCTTTCTTTTTCCATACTTCTTTGATTGGAAATTTCCATACGGACTGCTGCGAAATATTGGTCCGAATTAATCGATGATGTATTTAAGTTTTCTGTTTCTTCCATTTCTGTTTCTTCCATTCCTGTTTCTTCTTGCTCCTCTAAAATCGATTCATCCGTTAATTGGTCCACATTGGATGATGATGTCGTTTGATCCTGCTCCTGATCTTCATCAAAATATGCCAAATCTCCTTCAGTTGGTGCATTCAGATAATACACACTTAACACAATCATTAAACTTAACATCGTTAATAACCATACTGTTTGCTTTTTTAACATAGTTTTCCCCTCCTAATAATTCTATGTGTTTTTCGGCATAACCGAAACTCTATGAGCCGGTACATCCAACACTTTGGATACGGCTTCTAATACCCATTTTTTAACTTCCAGGTTGTCCACACCATCCGCAACTACAAGTACACCTCTTACTTGTGGTTTTTTTGTCTGGACTAATAATGGAATTTCTTGTTCGCCCTGACGAATAACAACAACGGTTTGTTCTCTAGTTTCATCATCAATTTTTCTTGTACCACCATTTTGATCTGATTCATTTGTTATTTGTGAACCAATTACTAAATTTTTCTCGTACACTTGTTCATTTGTAGCATCAAGATTGACCATGACCTCTACTCCTGATACACCTGTAATTTTTTCGAGTAATTGGACTAGGTTTGTTTCATATGCTGTCTCTAAATCCCCTATCTTTGAGGTTGCATCAGACACATCTGACTGTTTCCATGTTTCATTTTCTTCATTGCCTGATGATGATTCAATCATTCTTGGAGGATCCGTTAATTGATTATCCGATTGATTGGAGCTGAATACATTA encodes:
- a CDS encoding SpoIIIAH-like family protein produces the protein MLKKQTVWLLTMLSLMIVLSVYYLNAPTEGDLAYFDEDQEQDQTTSSSNVDQLTDESILEEQEETGMEETEMEETENLNTSSINSDQYFAAVRMEISNQRSMEKERLEDIVASSETSSDEKNEAYEAMKEIESLDKKESILEGTLKSLNGYEEVLVRNVSDNNVVITVQADSLSTTEANEIIQHAKDEFGEIKIDVSYKPS
- the spoIIIAG gene encoding stage III sporulation protein AG, whose translation is MPKWMEKFLSNLKVKDKKPTKMQYIALLVLIAVFILLISNVFSSNQSDNQLTDPPRMIESSSGNEENETWKQSDVSDATSKIGDLETAYETNLVQLLEKITGVSGVEVMVNLDATNEQVYEKNLVIGSQITNESDQNGGTRKIDDETREQTVVVIRQGEQEIPLLVQTKKPQVRGVLVVADGVDNLEVKKWVLEAVSKVLDVPAHRVSVMPKNT